A genomic stretch from Setaria viridis chromosome 1, Setaria_viridis_v4.0, whole genome shotgun sequence includes:
- the LOC117849038 gene encoding biogenesis of lysosome-related organelles complex 1 subunit 2: MASANPAVAEAETAAAGQRDELAESLAELFTNVSLMVRGELQGTNSQLALLEKMNDRVAQEYSNYGDVAAGLRVFVEQLNEKNQGFDEYVSHIDAIDQQVTEFEAVVSMLDKHVALLEKKVKSAYHISSSTQ; the protein is encoded by the exons ATGGCGAGTGCGAacccggcggtggcggaggcggagacggcggcggcggggcagcgggACGAGCTTGCGGAGTCGCTGGCCGAGCTCTTCACCAACGTCTCTCTCATGGTCCGCGGCGAGCTCCAG GGGACTAACAGTCAGCTGGCTCTGCTTGAGAAGATGAACGACCGTGTAGCACAGGAATACAGCAACTATGGAGATGTTGCTGCTGGTCTGCGAGTCTTTGTGGAGCAGCTGAACGAGAAAAACCAAGGCTTTGACGAGTATGTATCGCATATTGATGCAATTGATCAACAGGTGACTGAGTTCGAGGCGGTGGTGTCCATGCTCGACAAGCATGTTGCCCTCTTGGAAAAGAAAGTGAAATCTGCCTACCACATTTCCTCTTCTACCCAATGA
- the LOC117865952 gene encoding uncharacterized protein has translation MGAVTSTVAARFAFFPPSPPSYGVEQPSPPPPPPPPAAAAAPAAGAAAVEPEGEGKEKVKGGGDGSRVVELTGVPRRGNVEARRLRTKRGTEVVAMHVRQAGAKLTLLYSHGNAADLGQMYELFVELSSHLNVNLMGYDYSGYGQSSGKPSEQNTYADIEAVYRCLIETYGASEDNIILYGQSVGSGPTLDLASRLTRLRAVVLHSPILSGLRVMYPVKHTYWFDIYKNIDKIPLVRCPVLVIHGTADEVVDCSHGRALWELAKVKYEPLWIKGGNHCNLELYPEYIRHLKKFVGAIEKSPPPPPIDESTESSGPSDRAPAEPECTAEVSRKSTDCRDKTRPSVDHRHSTDRREKPRGSTDRRDKSRKSVDHPDKPRASVDQSDRPRKSIDRFGGMMKSVRLCNIDCFKVTATSGS, from the exons atggGCGCCGTCACCTCGACGGTCGCGGCCCGCTTCGCCTTCTTCCCGCCGAGCCCGCCGTCGTACGGGGTGGAGCaaccttcgccgccgccgccgccgccgccccctgccgccgccgcggcgccggcggcgggggcggcggcggtggagcccgagggggaggggaaggagaaggtgaagggcggcggcgacggcagcaggGTGGTGGAGCTCACGGGCGTGCCGCGGAGGGGCAacgtggaggcgcggcggctgcgGACGAAGCGCGGCACGGAGGTGGTCGCGATGCACGTGCGCCAGGCGGGCGCCAAGCTCACGCTGCTCTACTCCCACGGCAACGCCGCCGACCTCGGCCAGATGTACGAGCTCTTCGTCGAGCTCAGCTCTCACCTCAACGTCAACCTCATGGG CTATGACTATTCTGGTTATGGGCAATCCTCTGGGAAG CCGAGTGAGCAAAACACTTATGCTGATATAGAAGCTGTATACAGATGCCTCATAGAAACCTATGGAGCTTCTGAGGATAATATCATCCTTTATGGTCAATCAGTGGGCAGTGGTCCTACTTTGGATTTAGCATCCCGATTAACTCGCTTGAGAGCAGTTGTTCTACATAGTCCAATTTTGTCTGGCTTAAGAGTGATGTATCCTGTAAAGCATACATACTGGTTTGACATATACAAG AATATCGACAAAATTCCATTAGTGAGATGTCCTGTGCTAGTGATACAT GGTACAGCCGATGAGGTTGTTGACTGTTCCCACGGGAGGGCACTGTGGGAACTTGCCAAAGTGAAGTACGAGCCGCTGTGGATCAAAGGCGGAAACCACTGCAACCTAGAACTGTACCCGGAATACATCAGGCACCTGAAGAAGTTCGTGGGGGCCATAGAGAAATCGCCGCCCCCACCTCCGATCGACGAGTCCACGGAGAGCTCGGGCCCGTCGGACCGCGCCCCGGCGGAGCCTGAGTGCACGGCGGAGGTATCAAGGAAGAGCACGGACTGCCGGGACAAGACGAGGCCGAGCGTAGATCACAGACATAGCACGGATCGGCGGGAGAAGCCGAGGGGCAGCACGGATAGGAGGGACAAGAGCAGGAAGAGCGTGGACCACCCCGATAAGCCGCGGGCTAGCGTCGACCAGTCCGATCGGCCGAGGAAAAGCATCGACCG GTTTGGGGGCATGATGAAGTCGGTGAGGCTGTGCAACATCGACTGTTTCAAGGTGACAGCAACTTCTGGGAGCTGA
- the LOC117836816 gene encoding uncharacterized protein: MRRLISCVGLLLLLGALLAALSPAVVVATARREMLMAASRDEGRGRAAAVNILGNAPPPPPASANGGEDVIGRRKDEAVVARSHRRFRTRRIPASGSQVQFGGRIPFTADYHSVHRHPPTHN; this comes from the exons ATGCGGCGGTTAATAAGTTGCGTCggcctgctgctcctgctcggcgCCCTGCTGGCCGCGCTCagccccgccgtcgtcgtcgccaccgCGCGCAGAG aGATGCTAATGGCGGCCAGCCGCGACGAAGGCCGAGGCCGTGCGGCAGCCGTGAACATCTTAGGaaacgcgccgccgccgccgccagcgtcgGCGAATGGTGGGGAAGATGTGATCGGGAGGAGGAAGGatgaggcggtggtggcgaggagCCACCGCCGTTTCAGGACCAGGAGGATCCCTGCCTCGGGCTCGCAGGTTCAGTTCGGTGGCCGGATACCCTTCACCGCCGACTACCACTCGGTCCACAGGCACCCGCCCACCCACAACTAA
- the LOC117846878 gene encoding lycopene beta cyclase, chloroplastic, which yields MAATALLLRTHHQPCKPPPPPPPAARAAVLCRAAAGTSAGPASAAALRSLAPPTQPELLSLDLPRYDPSRARPVDLAVVGGGPAGLAVAQRVAEAGLSVCAIDPSPALVWPNNYGVWVDEFEAMGLSHCLDTVWPSASVFIGDGASPKSLDRPYARVARRKLKSAMMDRCVANGVVFHQAKVAKAVHHDASSLLICDDGVAVPATVVLDATGFSRCLVQYDKPYNPGYQVAYGILAEVDGHPFDIDKMLFMDWRDSHLPEGSEIKERNRRIPTFLYAMPFSPTRIFLEETSLVARPGLAMDDIQERMAARLRHLGIRVRSVEEDERCVIPMGGPLPVLPQRVVGIGGTAGMVHPSTGYMVARTLATAPIVADAIVRFLDTGGGAAGLTGDALSAEVWKQLWPANRRRQREFFCFGMDILLKLDLEGTRRFFDAFFDLEPHYWHGFLSSRLFLPELLMFGLTLFGNASNTSRLEIMAKGTVPLGKMIGNLIQDRDG from the coding sequence atggccgccaccgccctcctcctccgcacccACCACCAACCctgcaagccgccgccgccgcctccccccgcGGCGCGCGCAGCCGTCCTctgccgcgccgcggcggggacgTCCGCCGGGccggcgtcggccgcggcgcTGCGGTCCCTGGCCCCGCCCACGCAGCCGGAGCTGCTGTCCCTCGACCTCCCCCGCTACGACCCATCGCGCGCCCGCCCCGTGGACCTCGccgtggtgggcggcgggccCGCGGGCCTCGCCGTGGCGCAGCgcgtggcggaggccggacTCTCCGTGTGCGCCATCGACCCGTCCCCGGCGCTCGTGTGGCCCAACAACTACGGCGTGTGGGTGGACGAGTTCGAGGCCATGGGCCTCTCCCACTGCCTCGACACCGTCTGGCCGTCGGCGTCCGTCTTCATCGGCGACGGCGCCAGCCCCAAGTCGCTCGACCGCCCCTACGCCCGCGTCGCGCGCCGGAAGCTCAAGTCCGCCATGATGGACCGCTGCGTCGCCAACGGCGTCGTCTTCCACCAGGCCAAGGTCGCCAAGGCCGTCCACCACgacgcctcctccctcctcatCTGCGACGACGGCGTCGCCGTCCCGGCCACCGTCGTGCTCGACGCCACGGGGTTCTCCCGCTGCCTCGTGCAGTACGACAAACCATATAACCCCGGCTACCAGGTCGCCTACGGCATCCTCGCCGAGGTCGACGGCCACCCGTTCGACATCGACAAGATGCTCTTCATGGACTGGCGCGACTCGCACCTCCCGGAGGGGTCGGAGATCAAAGAGCGCAACCGCCGCATCCCCACGTTCCTCTACGCCATGCCCTTCTCGCCCACAAGGATCTTCCTCGAGGAGACGTCCCTCGTCGCGCGCCCGGGCCTCGCCATGGACGACATCCAGGAGCGCATGGCTGCGCGGCTCAGGCACCTGGGGATACGCGTCCGGAGCGTCGAGGAGGACGAGCGGTGCGTCATCCCCATGGGCGGGCCGCTGCCCGTGCTGCCGCAGAGGGTCGTCGGCATCGGCGGCACGGCCGGGATGGTGCACCCGTCCACGGGGTACATGGTGGCGCGCACGCTGGCGACCGCGCCAATCGTGGCGGACGCCATTGTGCGGTTCCTcgacaccggcggcggcgcggcgggactCACCGGGGACGCGCTCTCCGCCGAGGTGTGGAAGCAGCTGTGGCCGGCCAACAGGCGGCGGCAGAGGGAGTTCTTCTGCTTCGGCATGGACATCCTGCTCAAGCTCGACCTCGAGGGGACGCGCCGCTTCTTCGACGCCTTCTTCGACCTCGAGCCGCACTACTGGCACGGCTTCCTGTCGTCCAGGCTGTTCCTGCCGGAGCTCCTGATGTTCGGGCTCACGCTGTTCGGGAACGCCTCCAACACGTCCAGGCTCGAGATCATGGCCAAGGGCACCGTGCCTCTTGGCAAGATGATTGGCAACTTGATACAGGACAGAGATGGGTGA
- the LOC117846864 gene encoding protein STRUBBELIG-RECEPTOR FAMILY 8 — MEALAAALAAGLLLALAAAPAGANTDSADAAALGNLYASWNGPSQLAGWSAGGGDPCGAAWQGVTCSGAGVTEIKLPGIGLNGSLGYELSNLFSLKTLDLSNNNLHGSIPYQLPPNLTYLNLASNDFSGNLPYSITNLASIEYLNLSHNSLLNQMGELFGNLSSLSELDVSFNKLTGDLPNSIGSLSNLSSLYMQNNQFTGSVNVLRGLSSALTTLNIANNNFSGWIPKEFSSIPDLKLGGNSFANGPAPPPPPFMPPPPQRPRNRPKHPQGQGDAPKGSESPTIQSDKKQGLGTGPLVGIIAGSIVAVLCVLLLLVCCMRNARKRKDDASSESKDFVGPLTVNIERASSRETPEPNLEDTSIATVKLPPPEKMTPERVYGKNGSMRKTKVPITATPYTVASLQVATNSFCQDSLLGEGSLGRVYKADFPNGKVLAVKKIDSAALSLQEEDNFLEAVSSMSRLRHPNIVPLTGYCVEHGQRLLVYEYIGNGTLHDILHFSDEMSRKLTWNIRVRIALGTARALEYLHEVCLPSVVHRNFKSSNILLDEEHNPHLSDCGLAALTPNTERQVSTEVFGSFGYSAPEFAMSGIYTVKSDVYSFGVVMLELLTGRKPLDSSRERSEQSLVRWATPQLHDIDALAKMVDPALNGMYPAKSLSRFADIIALCVQPEPEFRPPMSEVVQQLVRLMQRASIVRRQSGEELGFSYRAPEREGDMRDISF; from the exons ATGGAGGCGCTGGCCGCCGCATTGGCCGCCGGTCTCCTCCTTGCtctcgcggcggcgccggcgggagccAACACCGACTCGGCCGACG CTGCGGCGCTGGGGAATCTCTACGCCTCCTGGAACGGTCCGTCGCAGCTGGCCGGCtggtcggccggcggcggcgacccctGCGGCGCCGCGTGGCAAGGTGTCacctgctccggcgccggcgtcacCGAAAT CAAGCTTCCAGGGATAGGGCTGAATGGTTCTCTGGGATACGAACTCTCCAACCTGTTTTCATTGAAGACATT GGATTTGAGCAACAACAACTTGCATGGTTCGATCCCTTACCAGTTGCCCCCGAATCTCACATATCT GAATCTAGCTAGCAACGATTTCTCTGGGAATCTTCCATACTCTATAACAAATCTGGCTTCAATTGAGTACCT CAATCTCAGCCACAACTCACTTTTGAACCAAATGGGTGAGCTATTTGGAAACCTCAGTTCACTTTCAGAATT AGACGTGTCTTTCAACAAATTGACAGGGGACCTTCCCAATTCTATTGGTTCTTTATCAAATCTTTCAAGTCT CTATATGCAGAACAATCAGTTCACAGGTTCTGTCAATGTTCTCCGTGGCCTAAGCTCTGCCCTTACTACACT AAACATTGCAAACAACAATTTCAGTGGTTGGATACCAAAAGAATTCAGCTCCATCCCAGATCTAAA ACTTGGAGGAAACTCATTTGCCAATGGACctgctcctccaccaccaccttttATGCCACCACCCCCTCAGAGGCCACGGAATCGCCCTAAACATCCTCAGGGTCAAGGAGATGCTCCAAAAGGGTCCGAAAGCCCCACCATTCAAAGTGACAAGAAGCAAGGCCTTGGGACAGGTCCGCTTGTGGGGATAATTGCTGGCTCGATAGTTGCTGTCTTATGTGTCCTTTTGCTTTTGGTATGCTGCATGCGCAATGCACGGAAAAGAAAGGATGATGCCAGCAGTGAATCAAAAGATTTTGTAGGTCCTCTAACAGTGAACATAGAGAGAG CTTCTAGCAGGGAAACCCCAGAGCCGAATCTTGAAGACACCTCTATAGCAACTGTGAAACTGCCACCGCCGGAGAAAATGACTCCTGAGAGGGTTTATGGTAAAAATGGTTCTATGAGAAAGACAAAGGTCCCTATAACTGCAACGCCTTATACTGTTGCTTCTCTCCAAGTTGCTACTAATAGCTTCTGTCAAGATTCTCTTCTAGGAGAGGGTTCTCTTGGTCGTGTTTACAAGGCTGATTTCCCAAATGGAAAG GTTCTTGCTGTTAAGAAGATAGACAGTGCTGCCCTCTCTTTACAGGAAGAAGACAACTTCCTTGAGGCTGTATCAAGCATGTCGCGACTAAGGCATCCAAACATCGTGCCACTAACAGGATATTGTGTTGAACATGGACAAAGGCTTCTCGTTTATGAGTACATTGGAAATGGAACACTGCATGATATATTGCACTTCTCTGATGAGATGAGCAGGAAGCTTACATGGAACATCCGTGTAAGGATAGCACTAGGCACTGCTCGAGCCCTGGA ATACCTGCATGAGGTGTGCTTGCCATCTGTTGTTCATAGAAACTTTAAGTCTTCGAACATCCTACTGGATGAGGAGCATAATCCACACCTATCTGACTGTGGACTTGCTGCCTTGACACCTAATACCGAGAGACAG GTTTCAACTGAAGTATTTGGATCATTTGGATATAGTGCCCCTGAGTTTGCCATGTCTGGAATTTATACTGTAAAGAGTGACGTGTACAGTTTTGGAGTAGTGATGTTAGAGCTATTGACAGGGCGAAAGCCGCTAGACAG TTCTAGAGAGAGGTCAGAACAGTCCCTTGTTAGATGGGCTACCCCGCAGCTTCATGATATTGATGCACTTGCTAAGATGGTTGATCCAGCATTAAATGGAATGTACCCTGCTAAATCGCTATCCCGTTTTGCAGACATAATTGCGCTCTGCGTTCAG CCTGAGCCAGAGTTCCGTCCACCAATGTCAGAGGTTGTTCAGCAACTTGTGCGCCTAATGCAGAGGGCTAGCATAGTAAGGCGGCAATCAGGAGAAGAGCTAGGGTTCTCATACAGAGCCCCCGAACGCGAAGGAGACATGAGAGACATATCCTTCTGA
- the LOC117846885 gene encoding uncharacterized protein, protein MKAGRKNLRRACDEGAAVTLAEGESIMQVLTLRGSNVIEVMDGEGVKSLALFPAKFQKSFWIKSGSFVVVDASGREQALESGSKIACVVSQVLFHEQVRALQKSGNWPVIFKSTPNEGSETGTQAQTAQIDEEPDSDEDDDLPPLEANTNRNRPYELYSDSDSGSDS, encoded by the exons ATGAAGGCGGGGAGGAAGAACCTCCGGCGGGCGTGCGACGAGGGCGCCGCCGTCACGCTCGCCGAGGGCGAGAGCATCATGCAGGTCCTCACGCTGCGGGGCTCCAACGTCATCGAG GTGATGGACGGCGAGGGCGTCAAGTCCCTGGCCCTGTTCCCAGCCAAGTTCCAGAAGAGCTTCTGGATCAAGAGCG GGAGTTTCGTAGTTGTGGATGCTAGTGGGAGGGAACAGGCTCTGGAGTCAGGGAGCAAGATTGCGTGTGTTGTCTCGCAAGTCCTCTTCCACGAACAAGTTCGGGCTCTGCAGAAGTCTGGTAATTG GCCAGTTATTTTCAAGTCAACTCCTAACGAAGGTTCAGAGACTGGAACACAAGCACAGACTGCCCAGATAGATGAGGAACCGGATTCTGATGAAGATGACGATCTGCCACCGCTAGAAGCAAACACGAACAGGAATAGGCCATATGAACTGTATTCTGACTCAGACAGTGGTTCTGATTCCTGA